From one Montipora capricornis isolate CH-2021 chromosome 10, ASM3666992v2, whole genome shotgun sequence genomic stretch:
- the LOC138021877 gene encoding melatonin receptor type 1A-like, producing the protein MVTCKYKISRIFCYAVTANYLVISSSAGAFQFSERHCQISRIALDSDSWFSRLRHITEYSTLCHPALIPMELPPRSTALVVTESVLSAVFLLSSFVGNLLIIVIVFKRPRLRTTTTIYIAVLAATDLLNACIPGPLFLGSLITGVMPYNSAICELGGFFMHFLTLVSMPTMALIAINRYYCILKSNSYKKMFSVHRSVFYLASLWTFVAIFTWIPVIGGWAEMAFNPLMACCNWHFFEESAEMVFASMAVILFMINSFIIIAYSYYYVSRCIRQHNNQVSSHHGLSIHEVNLTKTFYVLVLSFVVMWMPTFTAIFLYRVAIRKTYPRLVGLSVPYMLQANSAVNPWIYGVMNTSLRRKLEQLCTWQDGNRVCDTTPGLNTEEIEMPRTSGHDLHSNLLIPVKVLSQSSVSSNENMTK; encoded by the exons ATGGTTACTTGCAAATACAAAATAAGCCGAATATTTTGTTACGCAGTGACTGCCAATTACTTAGTCATCTCTAGTTCGGCTGGTGCCTTTCAGTTCAGTGAGCGTCATTGTCAGATTTCCAGAATAGCATTGGATAG TGACAGCTGGTTTTCCCGATTAAGACACATCACAGAATATAGCACCTTGTGCCACCCCGCTCTGATACCAATGGAGCTACCTCCACGAAGTACTGCCTTGGTCGTTACTGAGTCAGTGTTATCTGCGGTTTTTCTCTTATCTTCCTTCGTGGGCAATTTGCTTATCATTGTAATTGTGTTCAAGAGGCCAAGGCTCCGCACAACGACAACTATTTACATTGCTGTGTTAGCTGCAACAGATCTCTTGAATGCATGCATCCCTGGACCCCTATTTCTCGGATCACTTATTACTGGagtaatgccctacaattctgCTATTTGTGAACTGGGCGGATTCTTCATGCATTTTCTCACGCTTGTTTCCATGCCAACTATGGCTTTGATAGCCATTAACCGGTATTATTGCATCTTAAAGTCAAACAGTTATAAGAAGATGTTTAGCGTTCACCGCTCCGTCTTCTACCTTGCGAGCTTATGGACCTTTGTGGCTATTTTTACTTGGATTCCTGTCATCGGAGGTTGGGCAGAAATGGCTTTTAACCCGCTAATGGCGTGCTGCAATTGGCATTTCTTTGAAGAATCAGCGGAGATGGTGTTCGCTTCAATGGCCGTGATTCTATTCATGATCAACAGTTTCATCATAATAGCGTATAGTTACTATTATGTTTCACGCTGTATTCGTCAACACAATAATCAAGTCTCGTCCCATCACGGTCTCAGCATCCATGAAGTGAACCTGACCAAAACATTCTATGTTCTGGTGTTATCATTTGTGGTTATGTGGATGCCCACCTTCACCGCTATCTTTTTGTATCGAGTTGCTATAAGAAAGACTTATCCACGTTTGGTTGGGCTTTCTGTACCGTATATGCTCCAGGCAAATAGCGCGGTCAATCCTTGGATATACGGCGTAATGAATACATCTTTACGGAGGAAGCTGGAGCAGCTGTGTACATGGCAGGATGGGAATCGAGTATGCGATACCACACCAGGTTTGAACACTGAAGAAATCGAGATGCCTCGCACTTCAGGTCACGATCTACATTCCAATCTACTGATCCCGGTGAAAGTTTTGTCACAATCGTCGGTGTCGAGCAACGAAAATATGACTAAGTAA